A single window of Vigna unguiculata cultivar IT97K-499-35 chromosome 1, ASM411807v1, whole genome shotgun sequence DNA harbors:
- the LOC114191515 gene encoding 9-cis-epoxycarotenoid dioxygenase NCED1, chloroplastic — protein sequence MPSSASNTWFNATLPSPPFKDLPSTSSPTNLLPLRKTSSSNTITCSLQTLHFPKQYQPTSTSTSTATTTTPTPIKTTTITTTTPPRETNPLSDTNQPLPQKWNFLQKAAATALDLVETALVSHERKHPLPKTADPRVQIAGNFAPVPEHAADQGLPVVGKIPKCIDGVYVRNGANPLYEPVAGHHFFDGDGMVHAVKFTNGAASYACRFTETQRLSQEKSLGRPVFPKAIGELHGHSGIARLLLFYARGLFGLVDGSQGMGVANAGLVYFNNHLLAMSEDDLPYHVRITPNGDLTTVGRYDFNGQLNSTMIAHPKLDPVDGDLHALSYDVIQKPYLKYFRFSPDGVKSPDVEIPLKEPTMMHDFAITENFVVVPDQQVVFKLTEMITGGSPVVYDKNKTSRFGILHKNAKDANAMRWIDAPDCFCFHLWNAWEEPETEEVVVIGSCMTPADSIFNECEESLKSVLSEIRLNLRTGKSTRRPIISDAEQVNLEAGMVNRNKLGRKTQFAYLALAEPWPKVSGFAKVDLLSGEVKKYMYGEEKFGGEPLFLPNGQKEDDGYILAFVHDEKEWKSELQIVNAQNLKLEASIKLPSRVPYGFHGTFIHSKDLRKQA from the coding sequence ATGCCTTCATCAGCTTCAAACACTTGGTTTAACGCCACACTCCCATCTCCCCCCTTCAAAGACCTACCTTCCACATCTTCTCCCACAAACTTACTTCCTTTAAGGAAAACATCCTCTTCCAACACCATCACATGTTCCCTTCAAACACTCCACTTCCCCAAACAGTACCAACCAACATCCACATCCACATCCACAGCCACCACCACAACACCCACCCCAATCAAAActaccaccatcaccaccaccacaccgCCCAGGGAAACCAACCCTCTCTCTGACACCAACCAACCATTACCTCAAAAATGGAACTTTCTCCAGAAAGCCGCTGCCACGGCCTTGGACCTGGTCGAAACGGCGCTCGTCTCGCACGAGCGCAAACACCCGCTCCCCAAAACGGCGGACCCGAGGGTCCAAATCGCCGGGAACTTCGCGCCGGTGCCGGAGCATGCCGCGGATCAAGGACTCCCGGTGGTCGGAAAAATCCCCAAATGCATTGACGGCGTGTACGTGCGCAACGGTGCCAATCCGCTCTACGAGCCTGTGGCCGGGCACCACTTCTTCGACGGCGACGGCATGGTCCACGCCGTGAAGTTCACGAACGGCGCCGCCAGCTACGCCTGCCGCTTCACCGAGACGCAGCGTCTCTCGCAGGAGAAATCTCTAGGCCGCCCGGTGTTCCCGAAGGCCATCGGGGAGCTCCACGGCCACTCCGGCATCGCGCGGCTCCTCCTCTTCTACGCGCGCGGTCTCTTCGGGCTCGTTGATGGGTCCCAGGGCATGGGCGTGGCGAACGCCGGTCTCGTCTACTTCAACAACCACCTCTTGGCCATGTCCGAAGACGATTTACCCTACCACGTGAGAATCACCCCTAACGGCGACTTAACCACCGTTGGCCGTTACGACTTCAACGGGCAGCTCAACTCAACAATGATCGCCCACCCGAAACTGGACCCCGTCGACGGCGACCTCCACGCGCTCAGCTACGACGTCATTCAGAAGCCTTACCTCAAGTACTTCCGTTTCTCCCCCGACGGCGTCAAGTCCCCCGACGTGGAAATCCCCCTGAAGGAGCCCACCATGATGCACGATTTCGCCATAACGGAGAATTTCGTCGTCGTCCCCGACCAGCAGGTGGTCTTCAAACTAACGGAGATGATCACCGGCGGGTCCCCCGTGGTCTACGACAAGAACAAAACCTCACGGTTTGGGATTCTGCACAAGAATGCGAAGGACGCGAATGCGATGCGGTGGATCGACGCGCCGGATTGTTTCTGCTTCCACCTCTGGAACGCGTGGGAGGAGCCCGAAACCGAGGAGGTTGTGGTGATTGGGTCCTGCATGACCCCTGCGGACTCCATTTTCAACGAATGCGAGGAGAGTTTGAAGAGCGTGCTGTCAGAGATAAGGCTGAACTTGAGGACCGGCAAGTCCACTCGGCGCCCCATTATCTCCGACGCCGAACAAGTGAACCTGGAAGCCGGCATGGTGAACAGAAACAAGCTCGGAAGGAAGACCCAGTTCGCGTATCTGGCTCTGGCGGAGCCCTGGCCCAAAGTCTCGGGCTTTGCGAAAGTTGATTTGCTGAGTGGGGAAGTGAAGAAGTACATGTATGGAGAAGAGAAGTTCGGTGGGGAGCCTCTGTTTCTTCCCAACGGCCAAAAAGAAGACGATGGGTATATTCTGGCATTCGTGCACGACGAGAAAGAATGGAAATCCGAGCTGCAGATTGTGAATGCCCAAAATTTAAAGCTCGAAGCTTCCATCAAACTCCCCTCTCGTGTTCCCTACGGTTTTCATGGAACTTTCATTCATTCCAAGGATTTGAGGAAACAAGCTTGA